The region GCGGGGACCTCCCCGCGAACTGATCCCGGAACTGATCGAATTCGCGTGAAAACGCAGAGTGATACACGGTCGAGTTATGTCGTGGCTCAAATCTCACCGTGAGTGATCGGCTTTCTCGAGATCCATGTTCGGCCGATCAGGAATTGACCAGCGAATTCGTCTGAATCGCAGCGATCTTCGTCGTGTTTCTATGACGATGGCCACTCCGGCACGGTTTTGTACGCGCGGTTTCGCTACGTAGCGTGTCGCCCCGTCGGTCCCCGAAACCGGCGAAGCGAAACCGGAAGCCCGCCGCGCCGCGCCCTGCCCCGCGGGCTTCCCGCCCCCGACGAACAGGCACCGGGCAGGGCCAGGACAACCGACCCCGACGTGGTGGCGTCCCGGGCCAGGCCCGGTCGGACGCCCGTGGACACACGCCGGAGCCGTCCTGCAGGCGGGGCTGGAGAACGCACATGGCTCGCTACCGAGGCAAGCACCGCACGGCCGGCACCGGCCGCAACGTCGCGCGGGTCGCGCTGACCGGCGCCGTGATCGCGGCCCCGTTCGCCGTCGCCCTCCCGGCCAACGCGGCGTCGGAGTCCACCTGGGACGCCGTCGCGCAGTGCGAGAGCACCGGCAACTGGCAGATCAACAACGGCAACGGCTACTACGGCGGTCTGCAGTTCAGCGCCTCGACCTGGGCCGCCTACGGCGGCAACCAGTACGCCTCCAACGCCGCGAACGCGACCCGCGAGCAGCAGATCGCCGTGGCCGAGCGCGTCCTGCAGGCGCAGGGCCCGGGCGCGTGGCCGGTGTGCTCGAAGAAGGCCGGCCTGATTTCCGGCGCGCTGGAGAACCAGGACGTCTCCGGTTCCGGTTCGGCGCAGGCCGACGACGACTCCGAGAAGAAGACCACCAAGCCGGCGCCGAAGCCGAGCACCGCCACCGGCGACGACTACACCGTCCAGGTCGGCGACACCCTCGGCAAGATCGCCGAGAAGTTCGGCGTGAGCTGGCAGTCGGTCCACCAGAACAACCAGGACGTCGTCAGCGACCCGAATCTGATCTTCCCGGGTCAGCAGCTCGACATCCGGTGATTGCTCACCCGGTCCGCGCGACCGGGTGCGACGAGGGACCCCGCCAGCCTCTCTCCGGCGGGGTCCCTCTTCTTCTCGCCCTACTTGGGTCGGTGCCGCCGCAGATCGCTGCGGATGTCCCAAACCGTCCAGGCGACCCCTCCCGCTACGATGACCGACATCAGCAGCAGCACCAGCTCGGTCACGGGCGGTCCCTCCCTCCGGAGCGGTCGGGCTTCCCGACCCGGCGTCCTGTGCTCCCGAGCCTGAATTGCGCGGTCGTTGATCGCTGTGCGTGCAGGGTCATTGAACCCGGACGAGTGTTCCGCGTTGTGAGTTCACTCGCCGCGCACAGCCGTGATCAGTGCGTTGAGCTGCGATCAGCAGCGGGTCTCGGTATGAATGCGGAAAGTAGTCAGGGGAATTCTCCTAACGCTTCGTAGATCGAAAGAGACCCCAAGGGCTGCAATAGCTATCTGACCGGGCGATCGCCCGCGTGTCGGCTGGATCGGACTTGCTTTCGGCGGGCTAATACGCGCCTGCCGGGCCACACTGACGGCAACGCGACGCGCGCCAGATCAGTCCATCGGGCGGCGGTGCCGAACCGTGCGCCCGCGCAGCCACAACGCGCACCGGCGGCACCGCCCGCCAAGGGGAGGGCTGAATGACAGAAACCACGTGGGGCCGCGGGAGCACGGCCGCGGACCCGTCGGAGAGCACTGCCACCGACCAGCGGTGGCAGCTCGTCGCGCCGCCCCTGGTGCGACGTCCCGTGCGGTTCCACCGCAACGATCCCCGGACCGCGCTGGCGGTGGATCTCGGCAGGATCGCGGCGGCGATGTCCCGGCGGCTCGGCATGGGCAGCGGCGGCATGATCGGCGGCAGGCTGGCACTGGGCCTGCAGCCCAAGGCGCTGCAGAAGCTCGCGATCGGACGCCGGGTCGTGATGGTCACCGGAACCAACGGCAAGACCACGACGACGCAGATGGTGGCCGAGGCGCTGCGTTCGCGCGCGCCCGCCGTCAGCAACGCCACCGGCGCCAACATGCTCGACGGCCACGTCGCCGCGCTGATGACCCACCTCGACGCCCCGTTCGCGGCGCTGGAGGTCGACGAGCTGCACCTGGCGCAGGTCACCGAGCGCTTCGGCCCCGCCGTGATCGTCCTGCTGAACCTCAGCCGGGACCAGCTCGACCGCGTCGGCGAGATCCGCACCGTCGAGGCGAGCCTGCGCCGTGCGCTGGCGCAGGCGCCCGAGGCGCACGTGGTCGCCAACCGGGACGACCCCAACATCGTCTCCGCCGCGTTCGACCACCCCAACGTCACCTGGGTCTCGGGCGGGGCGCGCTGGAAGGACGACGCGGTCAACTGCCCGCGCTGCGGAGCCCACCTCGGCGACGGCGACCAGGAGTGGCGGTGCGCGTGCGGGCTCACGCGGCCGGACGCGCACTGGACGGTCACCGACTGCGGCCTGCGCGGCCCGGACGGGCGGATGCGGTCGCTGTCGCTGAACCTGCCCGGCCACGTCAACCGCATCAACGCCGCGTTCGCGCTGGCGGCGGCGCTGGAGAGCGGCTGCGAGCTGGCACCGGCGCTGGAGCGCATCTCCCGGGTGCACCAGGCCAGCGGCCGCTACAGCACGGTCGCGCTTTCCGGCCGCACGGTGCGGTTGCTGTTGGCCAAGAACCCGGCGAGCTGGCTGGAGATGCTCGACCTGGTCTCGGCCCACGAACGGCCGCTGGTGCTGTCGGTGAACAGCCGCGAGGCAGACGGGCACGACGTGTCGTGGCTGTGGGACATCGACTTCGAGTCGCTGCGCGGCCGCGTGGTGGCGGTGACCGGTGAGCGCGCGCTGGACCTGGCCGTCCGGCTGCATTACGCGGGTGTGCGGTGCCGGGTCGCGGGCAGCGTCGAGGAGGGCCTGCCTCCCGAGGGCGGCGACGTGCCCGACGTCATCGCCAACTACACGGCGTTCCGGGACCTGTTCGCGAGGAGCGTGGGGGCATGACGGAGGCTTTGCGGATCGCGCTGGTCCTGCCGGACCTGCTGGGCACCTACGGGGACCGCGGCAACGTGCTCGTGCTGGAGAAGCGGCTGCGGTGGCGGGGGATCGCGACCGAGACGGTCACCATCCTCTCGTCGTCGGAGCAGCTTCCGTCATCGTGCGACCTCTACGTGATCGGCGGGGGAGAGGACGTCGCCCAGCAGGCGGCCGTGCGCTTCCTCAACCGCGGCAAGGGGCTGCGGCGAGCCGTCGAGCGCGGGGCTCCGGTGCTGGGCATCTGCGGCGGGCTGCAGGTGCTCGGGACGGAGTTCACCACCGGCGACGGGGTGCGCCACGACGGTCTGGGGCTGGTCGACGCGGTGACGAGCCCGGGGCAGGGGCGCGCCATCGGTGAGGTGAGCACGGAGTCGACGATCGACGGCGTGGGCATGCTGACCGGCTTCGAGAACCACCTCGGCCGCACGGTGCTCGGCAGCGGGTCGAGCCCGCTGGGCAGGGTCCTTCGGGGGACCGGGAACGGGCACGACGACGCCGAGGGGGCGGTGACGGGGCGCGTGGTCTGCACCTACCTGCACGGGCCGGTGCTGGCGCGCAACCCGACGCTTGCCGATCTGCTCCTGGAGTGGGCCGTCGGCCGGCCGCTGCCGGAACTGCCCGAACTGCCGGTGCTGGAGGCGTTGCGCGCCGAGCGCACGCGACCGCCCGCACGGGCCCGCAAGTAGTCGCCTGGTCCGCCGCCCGCGCGCGGTCGCTAGCGGCGGACCAGGCGGCGCAGCCGGGCCAGCGCCGGGGCGAGCTCGGGCGCGCGGAACAGCGCCAGCAGGCCGAATCCGACCGCGAGGACGATGACCGCCTGCACGCCCAGCGTCAGCCACGCGCCGCCCACGGGTCCGGCCGCGGCCACGACCCCGCTCATGGCCGCGGCGGCCAGGACTGCGCATCCGCATCCGGCCGCCGAGGCCACGAGGGCGCGCAGGACACCGCCGAGGGTGCGCATCGTGCCGAGCCTGCCGACCCGCAGGTGCAGCCACACCTGGCCGACGACCGCGCCTACGACGAAGCTCAGCGACATCGCCAGCGCGACGCCGGTGACCAGCGCCTCCGGTCCCACCACCGCCAGGAAGACGTAGCAGAGCACGCTGCGGAACAGCACCATGACCACGTTGATCCAGGCAGGCGTGCGGGCGTCCTTCATCGCGTAGAACGCGCGGAGCTGGAGCATCGTGATCGCGAACGGCACGATGCCCAGCGCGAGCGCACCGAGGGTGACGCCGAGCCGGCCGGCGGCCTCCACGCCTGCGGCACCGGTGGAGAACAGCGCGACGCCGATCGCGCCGCCCGCCACGACCATGAGCGCGCTCACCGGCATGAGCAGGACCGCGCTCATGCGCACTCCGAGGGAGAGGTCGTCGACGAAGTCGCGGGTGCGCCCGTCGGCGACCGCGCGGCTGAGCCGCGGCATCAGGGCGGTGAGCAGCGAGACTCCGAGCACGCCGTAGGGCACCTGCGACAGCAGCCACGCGTAGTTGAAGGTCGCGACGCTGCCTTCGGTGCCCTGCCCGGTGACCCTGGTGATCACCACCATCCCGGCCTGGCTGATCGCGGTGTAGAGCACGACCCAGAACGCCAGTCCCGCGAACTCGGAGAGGCGGCGGTCCCAGCCCCAGCGCCACCGGAAGCGGAAACCGCCGCGTCGCAGCGCGAGCACCATGACCAGGCTCTGCGCCGCGATGCCCGCGACCGTGCCGATGCCCAGCAC is a window of Saccharopolyspora erythraea NRRL 2338 DNA encoding:
- a CDS encoding type 1 glutamine amidotransferase, with the protein product MTEALRIALVLPDLLGTYGDRGNVLVLEKRLRWRGIATETVTILSSSEQLPSSCDLYVIGGGEDVAQQAAVRFLNRGKGLRRAVERGAPVLGICGGLQVLGTEFTTGDGVRHDGLGLVDAVTSPGQGRAIGEVSTESTIDGVGMLTGFENHLGRTVLGSGSSPLGRVLRGTGNGHDDAEGAVTGRVVCTYLHGPVLARNPTLADLLLEWAVGRPLPELPELPVLEALRAERTRPPARARK
- a CDS encoding DUF1727 domain-containing protein gives rise to the protein MTETTWGRGSTAADPSESTATDQRWQLVAPPLVRRPVRFHRNDPRTALAVDLGRIAAAMSRRLGMGSGGMIGGRLALGLQPKALQKLAIGRRVVMVTGTNGKTTTTQMVAEALRSRAPAVSNATGANMLDGHVAALMTHLDAPFAALEVDELHLAQVTERFGPAVIVLLNLSRDQLDRVGEIRTVEASLRRALAQAPEAHVVANRDDPNIVSAAFDHPNVTWVSGGARWKDDAVNCPRCGAHLGDGDQEWRCACGLTRPDAHWTVTDCGLRGPDGRMRSLSLNLPGHVNRINAAFALAAALESGCELAPALERISRVHQASGRYSTVALSGRTVRLLLAKNPASWLEMLDLVSAHERPLVLSVNSREADGHDVSWLWDIDFESLRGRVVAVTGERALDLAVRLHYAGVRCRVAGSVEEGLPPEGGDVPDVIANYTAFRDLFARSVGA
- a CDS encoding DUF2537 domain-containing protein; translation: MTELVLLLMSVIVAGGVAWTVWDIRSDLRRHRPK
- a CDS encoding transglycosylase family protein is translated as MARYRGKHRTAGTGRNVARVALTGAVIAAPFAVALPANAASESTWDAVAQCESTGNWQINNGNGYYGGLQFSASTWAAYGGNQYASNAANATREQQIAVAERVLQAQGPGAWPVCSKKAGLISGALENQDVSGSGSAQADDDSEKKTTKPAPKPSTATGDDYTVQVGDTLGKIAEKFGVSWQSVHQNNQDVVSDPNLIFPGQQLDIR
- the murJ gene encoding murein biosynthesis integral membrane protein MurJ, whose product is MGASVVEQAESRARGQSLARASGTMALATAVSRVSGLASKVLLVAVLGLGVVNDSYTVANTLPTVVNELLLGGVLTSIAVPLLVRAQQEGTEQGESYAQWMVTMGVVLLGTATVLAVAAAPLLTELYLGSDTRANAALTTAFAYLVLPGIVFYGLSALLSAVLNVREVFGIPAWAPVVNNLVVIATLGVYAVVPGEISAHPVRMGEAKLLVLGIGTVAGIAAQSLVMVLALRRGGFRFRWRWGWDRRLSEFAGLAFWVVLYTAISQAGMVVITRVTGQGTEGSVATFNYAWLLSQVPYGVLGVSLLTALMPRLSRAVADGRTRDFVDDLSLGVRMSAVLLMPVSALMVVAGGAIGVALFSTGAAGVEAAGRLGVTLGALALGIVPFAITMLQLRAFYAMKDARTPAWINVVMVLFRSVLCYVFLAVVGPEALVTGVALAMSLSFVVGAVVGQVWLHLRVGRLGTMRTLGGVLRALVASAAGCGCAVLAAAAMSGVVAAAGPVGGAWLTLGVQAVIVLAVGFGLLALFRAPELAPALARLRRLVRR